A region from the Acidiferrobacter sp. SPIII_3 genome encodes:
- a CDS encoding glycosyltransferase: MPAYRAEASIGAAVRSVLAQTYRHWELIVVADDGVDYQALLPADRRLVLARTGACGSGPSAARNRGLDGARHPLVTFLDSDDVWYPDKLTILAPLARAHGIALGNTRFCEHPGPGYGANCWHDPVEGCHDWLFFARVSESLWPVYQRAVIGRTRFPECLRFAEDAVFTLSIMARHGGAYLYPRPLHEYRLRPESLSRSGDAVRRADEAYGWILSVLREGDRLSFPAETVDSAIAVFERRRALNRAFPASGMRYFQEFETGMRARRTRWGVAGDEAVRERLAEAGEPARYDRGGGGDGNGIG, encoded by the coding sequence ATGCCAGCCTACAGGGCCGAGGCAAGCATAGGCGCGGCCGTGCGCTCGGTCCTGGCGCAGACCTATCGGCACTGGGAATTGATCGTGGTGGCCGATGACGGGGTCGATTACCAGGCGTTGTTGCCCGCCGACCGGCGCCTCGTACTGGCGCGCACCGGGGCCTGCGGCTCGGGTCCATCGGCCGCCCGTAACCGCGGCCTCGATGGCGCCCGTCACCCGCTCGTCACGTTTCTCGACAGCGATGATGTCTGGTATCCGGACAAACTGACCATCCTCGCCCCCTTGGCCCGCGCGCACGGTATCGCGCTCGGGAACACGCGGTTTTGCGAGCATCCTGGACCCGGTTATGGCGCGAACTGTTGGCATGATCCGGTCGAGGGGTGCCACGACTGGCTGTTCTTTGCGCGCGTGAGCGAGAGTCTCTGGCCGGTATACCAGCGGGCGGTCATCGGCCGCACGCGCTTTCCCGAATGTCTCAGGTTTGCCGAAGACGCCGTTTTTACCCTGTCGATCATGGCCCGCCACGGCGGCGCTTATCTTTATCCGCGACCCCTGCACGAATATCGCCTGCGTCCGGAGTCGCTGTCGCGATCGGGGGACGCGGTGCGGCGCGCCGACGAGGCCTACGGCTGGATCCTGTCGGTGCTGCGCGAAGGCGACCGGCTCTCGTTCCCGGCCGAGACCGTGGATTCGGCGATCGCGGTTTTCGAGAGGCGCCGGGCGCTCAACCGCGCGTTCCCGGCGAGCGGCATGCGGTATTTTCAGGAGTTCGAGACGGGTATGCGGGCCCGTAGGACACGCTGGGGCGTGGCGGGCGACGAGGCGGTGCGCGAGCGCCTGGCGGAGGCCGGCGAGCCTGCGCGATACGACAGAGGGGGTGGCGGTGACGGCAACGGTATTGGATGA
- a CDS encoding MFS transporter yields MSERAPRVPRAAVRALYSRDYRLWAAAALGSNLGTWMQRTAQDWLVLTRLTAHSALALGLVTALQFAPQALLLPLTGPAADRSDRRRLLVVTQRLMGVLALALAALVLTGAVRLWQVYGFALLLGLVTAFDAPARGAFVSDLVPPSDLPNAVALNALSFNMGRLCGPALTGILIGSLGTGLMFLINAASFGMVLRALQALRHVPVRKPARPAGGALTEVLGFVARRPDLSGALWMFGLMGAVGVNLPILVSTMAVRVFHAGAVSYGLIASLMAAGAVGGALFAAVRAPRFWVLSAASAMCALATTAAALAPGLGVFAVALLILGFALQVFVTSANSLLQLSVEPAMRGRLLALLIAVALGGAPLAAPLFGWVADGLGPRAALAGIAALAAVAWSIGWRAARAGIAARNLVFAEAGEDRMPSDGVASPAWAPED; encoded by the coding sequence GTGAGCGAGCGGGCACCGCGGGTGCCGCGCGCGGCCGTGCGCGCGCTCTATAGCCGCGATTATCGCCTATGGGCGGCCGCGGCCCTGGGGTCGAATCTCGGCACCTGGATGCAGCGCACCGCCCAGGACTGGCTGGTACTGACGCGGCTCACGGCGCACAGTGCCTTGGCGTTGGGTCTTGTGACCGCCCTGCAGTTCGCGCCCCAGGCCTTGCTGCTGCCGCTCACCGGCCCGGCCGCCGATCGCAGCGACCGGCGCCGGCTCCTGGTCGTGACCCAACGGCTCATGGGGGTGCTGGCCCTGGCCCTGGCGGCGCTGGTCCTCACGGGCGCGGTGCGGCTCTGGCAGGTGTACGGTTTCGCATTGCTGCTCGGTCTCGTCACGGCCTTCGATGCCCCCGCGCGCGGGGCCTTTGTGTCGGATCTCGTGCCGCCATCCGATCTGCCAAACGCGGTCGCCCTCAATGCCCTGTCGTTCAACATGGGGCGCCTCTGCGGGCCGGCCCTGACGGGGATCCTGATCGGGTCTCTGGGGACCGGGCTCATGTTTTTGATCAATGCCGCCTCGTTTGGCATGGTCCTGCGCGCCCTGCAGGCCCTGCGGCATGTGCCGGTACGCAAACCGGCGCGCCCGGCCGGGGGCGCGCTCACCGAGGTCCTGGGTTTTGTGGCCCGCCGCCCTGATCTGAGCGGGGCCTTGTGGATGTTCGGGTTGATGGGGGCGGTCGGCGTCAACCTCCCGATCCTGGTCTCGACCATGGCCGTCCGGGTGTTTCATGCGGGGGCCGTGTCTTACGGCCTGATTGCCTCGTTGATGGCGGCCGGCGCGGTCGGCGGCGCGTTATTCGCAGCGGTCCGGGCGCCGCGGTTTTGGGTCCTGTCCGCGGCGAGCGCCATGTGCGCCCTGGCCACGACGGCCGCGGCGCTGGCCCCGGGTCTCGGGGTGTTTGCCGTGGCGCTCTTGATCCTGGGCTTTGCGTTACAGGTCTTCGTCACGTCCGCCAACAGCCTCCTCCAGTTGTCGGTGGAGCCGGCCATGCGCGGCCGCCTGCTGGCGCTCCTGATTGCCGTGGCCTTAGGGGGTGCCCCGCTCGCGGCCCCGCTTTTCGGATGGGTCGCCGACGGCCTCGGGCCGCGTGCCGCGCTCGCCGGAATCGCCGCCCTGGCGGCTGTGGCCTGGTCCATTGGTTGGCGCGCCGCGCGCGCCGGAATCGCCGCACGGAACTTGGTCTTT
- a CDS encoding isochorismatase family protein, whose translation MTATVLDEHTALIVIDLQKGIVAQPMAHPTDAVVVRAARLAAAFRAHALPVVFVTVHGGAPGRSEQSRNFADRPRDWDELVPGLLAQAGDYHVGKRTWGAFTATGLEGLLRARGITQVAIAGIATSIGVESTARQAHELGFHVTLAVDAMTDMSREAHEHSVQRIFPRLGETAATEEIVALLARRAR comes from the coding sequence GTGACGGCAACGGTATTGGATGAGCACACGGCGCTCATCGTGATCGATCTGCAAAAGGGGATCGTCGCGCAACCGATGGCGCATCCCACGGATGCGGTGGTGGTGCGTGCCGCGCGGCTCGCGGCGGCCTTCCGGGCGCATGCCTTGCCCGTGGTGTTCGTCACCGTTCATGGCGGGGCCCCGGGCCGGAGCGAACAGTCGCGAAATTTCGCCGACCGGCCGCGCGACTGGGACGAACTTGTGCCCGGGCTCTTGGCGCAGGCCGGCGATTATCACGTCGGCAAGCGGACATGGGGGGCCTTTACCGCGACCGGCCTCGAGGGTCTTTTGCGCGCGCGCGGGATCACCCAGGTGGCGATCGCGGGCATCGCCACCAGCATCGGTGTCGAATCGACCGCCCGCCAGGCCCATGAGCTCGGCTTCCATGTCACGCTCGCCGTTGACGCCATGACCGACATGAGCCGCGAGGCCCACGAGCACAGCGTGCAACGGATTTTTCCGCGTCTGGGAGAGACGGCCGCCACCGAAGAGATCGTGGCGTTGCTCGCCCGGCGCGCCCGGTGA